A part of Heliangelus exortis chromosome 3, bHelExo1.hap1, whole genome shotgun sequence genomic DNA contains:
- the CAPN14 gene encoding LOW QUALITY PROTEIN: calpain-14 (The sequence of the model RefSeq protein was modified relative to this genomic sequence to represent the inferred CDS: inserted 1 base in 1 codon; deleted 2 bases in 1 codon; substituted 5 bases at 5 genomic stop codons) codes for MLAFSSAGLYGSPQDLQIEQISEALVDFTVGVNIRIKFSAAPPDLWDILTQATSRRLLTGCQTHLGVRLGLISGHAYTSLTGIRKVACQYGPENLARLRNPRGKYXWKGDWSDLXLXKREGLMPERKNFLRKKKEDGEFWMILGDFKIHFVDLMICKSTPDLMSQEDGKKXMYSLKSGRWVKGSTGEGFFCFAQAPFRMNPQYXLNVLTVEDSKKGLGSXVISLMQKHSIKHQNQTPHLFIGFSLYKLWRQYQENNRKLTPAFFYFHLSSNKHQVFLDKQEVAHDFHLEPGVYVIVPSTLEHQQEPEFILCFFSRKHVLQ; via the exons ACTCTATGGCTCCCCTCAAGATCTGCAAATTGAGCAAATTTCAGAAGCCTTGGTAGATTTCACAGTTGGTGTTAATATAAGGATCAAattttcagctgctcctcctgaccTGTGGGATATCCTGACACAAGCAACCTCCAGGAGATTGCTCACGGGCTGTCAGACACATTTAGGGGTAAGACTTGGA CTTATTTCTGGCCATGCCTATACATCC CTAACTGGTATTAGAAAG GTAGCCTGTCAATATGGGCCAGAAAACCTAGCTAGACTGAGAAATCCACGGGGAAAATATTAATGGAAAGGAGACTGGAGTGACCTGTGACTTTAAAAAAGGGAAGGTCTGATGCCTGA gaggaaaaatttcctgaggaaaaagaaggaggatGGAGAATTCTG GATGATTCTGGGAGATTTCAAGATTCATTTTGTAGATCTGATGATCTGTAAATCAACACCTGATCTGATGAGCCAAGAAGATGGGAAGAAGTGAATGTACTCCCTGAAGAGTGGGAGATGGGTTAAAGGAAGCACAGGAGAGG gatttttttgttttgctcaggCACCTTTTCGGATGAACCCTCAGTACTGACTGAATGTTTTAACAGTTGAAGATAGTAAGAAAGGCCTGGGTT TTGTTATATCCCTGATGCAGAAACACAGCAtcaaacaccaaaaccaaactcctCACCTTTTCATTGGATTTTCACTCTACAAGCTATGGAg acAGTAccaggaaaacaacagaaagttGACTCCAGCTTTCTTCTATTTTCATCTATCTTCAAACAAGCACCAGGTCTTCCTTGATAAGCAGGAAGTAGCTCATGATTTCCACCTGGAGCCTGGTGTCTATGTAATAGTTCCATCCACCCTGGAGCATCAGCAGGAGCCTGAATTCATCCTGTGTTTTTTCTCCAGGAAGCATGTTCTTcagtga